The DNA sequence GCCCAGTCGACGGCGAACTCCTGCGCCGGCAGGCCCAGCATGGCGATCCGGCCGCCGTGCGTCATGTTGTCGATCATGTCGCGCATGGCCTCGCCGCGGCCGGACATCTCCAGGCCGATGTCGAAGCCCTCGCGCAGGCCCAGCTGGGCCTGCGCGTCGGCGATGGTCGCCTTCGAGACGTCGAGCGCGAGGGTGGCACCGGCCTTGCGGGCGATCTCCAGACGCTCCGGGCTGACGTCGGTGATGACCACGTTGCGCGCTCCCGCGTGCCGGGCCACGGCCGCCGCCATGATCCCGATCGGGCCCGCGCCGGTGATCAGTACGTCCTCGCCGACCAGCGGGAAGGAGAGCGCGGTGTGCACGGCGTTGCCGAACGGGTCGAAGATCGCCGCGACATCGAGGTCCACCTTCGTCCGGTGCACCCACACGTTCTGCGCGGGCAGCACCACGTACTCGGCGAAGGCGCCGTCGCGCCCCACTCCGAGCCCGATCGTGCTGCGGCACAGGTGGCGGCGCCCGGCCAGACAGTTGCGACACGTCCCGCACACCAGGTGGCCCTCGCCGCTGACCAGCGCGCCGACCTCGATGCCGGTGACGCCCGCGCCGAGCGCGGCCACCTCTCCGACGAACTCGTGACCGAGCACGAGCGGGGTCTTGACGGCGCCCTGCGCCCAGCCGTCCCAGTTGCGGATGTGCAGGTCCGTCCCGCAGATGCCGGTGCGCAGCACCCTGATCAGCACGTCGCCGGGGCCGTACTCGGGCTCGGGAACGTCCATCAGCCACAGCCCGGGCTCGGCCTTGTGCTTGACGAGTGCCTTCATGGGGGTGGCTCCAGGCATGCGGAGGGGAGCGCTACGGGGCGTGCGGGCCGGGCAGCGTCGGACGACACCAATCTGCCGACCTGCGGGTGATCAGTCCATCGAGGATTTCTTAAGCGGGTCCACAGCCCAGCTTCACGCCTATGCTCCTCAGGTGACGGGCAGGGGCCGGGGAGTGGGCCGGGCCGGGAATGGGGAGGTGAGGGGCGTGCCGAGTCTGCGCAGCAGAGCGCTTTCGGCCGCGCTGATCGCGGCGGGGCGGCGAAGACGGTTCGGGAGCGCCGAGGCGGTCCGTACCCGGGTGGCGGAATCGATGCGGCGCCCGGCGTCGCACCTTCCCCCGCGTTCGCTGGGCCGGGTGGCAGAGGTCTCGCGGACCTTCGTGGGGGCCTGGCCGGTGTACGAGGTCTCGCCGCTCGGCGTGGAACCGGCCGCCCGGGTGCTGTACGTGCACGGCGGCGGGTACATCAACGAACTGGTCCGGGCGCACTGGTCGCTGATCCGGACCCTGGTCACGCAGGCGCAGGCCCGGGTGGTCGTACCGGCGTACA is a window from the Streptomyces sp. NBC_01244 genome containing:
- the tdh gene encoding L-threonine 3-dehydrogenase, whose product is MKALVKHKAEPGLWLMDVPEPEYGPGDVLIRVLRTGICGTDLHIRNWDGWAQGAVKTPLVLGHEFVGEVAALGAGVTGIEVGALVSGEGHLVCGTCRNCLAGRRHLCRSTIGLGVGRDGAFAEYVVLPAQNVWVHRTKVDLDVAAIFDPFGNAVHTALSFPLVGEDVLITGAGPIGIMAAAVARHAGARNVVITDVSPERLEIARKAGATLALDVSKATIADAQAQLGLREGFDIGLEMSGRGEAMRDMIDNMTHGGRIAMLGLPAQEFAVDWAKVVTSMITIKGIYGREMFETWYAMTVLLEGGLDLSPVITGRYAFGDFEAAFDEAATARSGKIILDWTQA